A stretch of the Enoplosus armatus isolate fEnoArm2 chromosome 13, fEnoArm2.hap1, whole genome shotgun sequence genome encodes the following:
- the proser1 gene encoding proline and serine-rich protein 1 — translation MDKKSFDIVLDEIRKCVLTDQRIKAIEQVHGYFSSEQVMEILKYFSWAEPQIKAVKALQHKMVAIPTTKVANILNCFTFSKDRLIVLELIALNISDAQNYRPVEDLFRIHLSEKKRARRILEQVCKVGCKAPVAMISSCGMIPGNPYPKGRPSLVSGTFPGIPPVKKEGEKKEDTSNSMEGKGIASRIIGPFKPFPSTYNPHRPVPYPIPPCRPHATIAPSAYNNAGLVSMGGVITANVAPPPYNSTHKVAGYAKPGNPQHTTPGVNSGPLLIPHGSTPSTPVPPHASPAQPTPTTPITPVFPGMVPSYNPNAPSPSPAPSPSVIKAGPQTPSGHATPTPSSVIKAHTPSGTPCGTPVPGSGGFSSSPFHVVSRPGTPATSRSGPDLLCQTNTMGSSQQKVFSTDHQSGIHPQAGNPSGSVIRSYTPSGPPSLTPGSSTPVIPSCSTPGPSPKPSPAHSAQVQAAMAAAGVLNRHTAGSNSGSNSPVPSAFKGTSRSGTPSVSSLVVPGSAQAALARSFGLSHPSGSPQVSLSSPVAITGLQALSSSPAPSHYPGLSHFPSLSPSTIPSSMPPATNMSNHPPTSMYPGLAPNAAPSAASPFGLGLTSAPSLFPGLPPGPSPAAFPGLGVSGGHSAGSPVLSSFMGLPGATPSSVASVAPLQAAAAAAAAAAAGVPSSSPVLPGFASAFSSNFQPGLSSGLQPPGSSGFPGLLSFPGVPGFSPSASPAALGGLHNPAMHSALLQAHPTSALENFPPQPNSFTNYGPGPGNPFPLQPGLHPQLGWQ, via the exons ATGGATAAGAAATCATTTGATATTGTCTTGGATGAGATAAGAAAG tgcGTCCTGACCGATCAGCGGATCAAAGCCATAGAGCAGGTGCATGGATATTTCTCCAGTGAGCAG GTGATGGAGATACTGAAGTACTTCTCATGGGCAGAGCCACAGATCAAGGCAGTTAAAGCTCTgcagcat AAAATGGTTGCAATCCCTACAACCAAAGTTGCAAATATCCTGAATTGCTTCACCTTCTCAAAGGACAGACTGATTGTGCTGGAACTAATAGCTTT GAACATTTCAGATGCTCAAAATTATCGTCCTGTGGAGGATCTGTTTCGCATACACTTGTCTGAGAAGAAGCGGGCTCGCAGGATACTGGAGCAA GTGTGTAAGGTTGGCTGCAAGGCTCCTGTCGCCATGATCTCCTCCTGTGGTATGATACCAGGAAATCCATACCCTAAAGGCAGACCCAGCCTGGTCAGTGGCACATTCCCT GGAATCCCTCCAGTAAAGAAGGAAGGCGAGAAGAAAGAGGACACCTCTAACAGTATGGAAGGGAAGGGAATTGCTTCTCGTATTATTGGACCATTCAAACCT TTCCCTTCAACCTACAACCCTCATCGGCCCGTGCCCTACCCTATACCACCCTGCCGACCCCATGCTACCATTGCACCAA GTGCGTACAACAACGCAGGCCTTGTTTCTATGGGAGGGGTTATAACAGCCAACGTGGCCCCTCCCCCCTACAACTCCACCCACAAAGTAGCAG gtTATGCCAAACCAGGCAACCCGCAGCACACCACACCTGGAGTCAACAGCGGGCCCCTCCTCATTCCTCATGGCTCCACGCCTTCTACCCCTGTCCCACCCCATGCTTCTCCTGCACAGCCGACTCCCACAACCCCTATCACACCAGTTTTCCCTGGCATGGTTCCCTCTTACAACCCTAAtgccccctctccctcccctgctcCATCCCCATCTGTGATCAAAGCAGGTCCACAGACCCCCAGTGGCCATGCTACACCTACACCCTCATCTGTTATTAAAGCCCACACTCCTTCAGGCACCCCTTGTGGAACTCCTGTCCCGGGTAGCGGGGGGttctcctcttcccccttcCATGTTGTTTCTCGGCCAGGCACCCCTGCTACCTCCCGCAGCGGCCCAGACCTCTTATGTCAGACGAACACCATGGGCTCATCTCAGCAGAAGGTTTTTTCCACAGACCACCAGTCAGGCATTCACCCACAAGCAGGTAACCCCTCTGGGTCAGTGATCCGAAGTTACACCCCCTCTGGACCACCATCTCTCACTCCTGGATCATCCACTCCAGTTATTCCAAGCTGTTCCACCCCAGGCCCCAGTCCCAAACCCTCCCCAGCCCATTCTGCACAGGTTCAGGCTGCCATGGCCGCGGCTGGAGTcctgaacagacacacagcgGGTAGTAACAGCGGCAGTAACAGCCCTGTGCCCTCTGCTTTCAAGGGCACCTCTCGCTCTGGCACACCGTCTGTTAGCTCTCTGGTGGTACCAGGTTCTGCGCAGGCTGCCCTGGCACGTTCCTTCGGTCTGTCACATCCTTCAGGTTCTcctcaagtctctctctctagtcCTGTTGCTATCACCGGCCTCCAAGCTCTGTCCTCCAGCCCAGCACCCTCTCATTACCCTGGCCTGTCCcactttccctccctttctccttccaCCATCCCTTCATCCATGCCTCCCGCAACCAACATGTCTAACCATCCACCAACCTCCATGTACCCAGGCCTGGCTCCCAACGCTGCCCCCAGTGCAGCCTCCCCTTTTGGTCTGGGCCTCACCTCTGCCCCCTCTTTATTCCCAGGCCTTCCGCCTGGCCCTAGCCCCGCTGCCTTCCCAGGATTGGGGGTTTCAGGAGGACATAGTGCCGGGAGCCCTGTGTTGTCTTCATTCATGGGACTGCCAGGGGCCACTCCATCTTCAGTAGCATCGGTGGCACcactgcaggcagcagcagccgcagcagcagcagccgcagctgGAGTTCCATCATCATCGCCAGTTTTGCCAGGCTTTGCGTCTGCTTTCAGCTCCAACTTCCAGCCAGG GTTGAGCAGTGGACTCCAGCCTCCAGGAAGCAGCGGGTTCCCTGGCTTGCTGTCCTTCCCTGGGGTACCAGGcttctccccctctgcctcccctgCTGCCCTTGGTGGCCTCCACAACCCAGCCATGCACTCTGCCCTGCtgcag gCTCATCCCACATCTGCTTTGGAGAATTTTCCTCCTCAGCCCAACAGTTTCACCAACTACGGTCCAGGCCCAGGAAACCCCTTCCCTCTCCAACCTGGCCTACACCCCCAGTTGGGTTGGCAGTGA